The Streptomyces sp. NBC_00162 genome window below encodes:
- a CDS encoding DUF6087 family protein — protein MDADREPLAAWAERRDRRRESDRQITGRRRAEPLDPAARGRAAHLAPDAPRVLFELDQESGEWLPAGVADNAAEAAAFIHGW, from the coding sequence GTGGACGCCGACAGGGAACCGCTCGCAGCGTGGGCCGAGCGCCGCGACCGCCGACGGGAGTCCGACCGACAGATCACCGGCCGCCGCCGAGCCGAACCCTTGGACCCGGCGGCCCGCGGTCGAGCCGCGCATCTCGCCCCCGACGCCCCCCGCGTCCTCTTCGAGCTCGACCAGGAGTCCGGCGAGTGGCTGCCCGCCGGAGTCGCCGACAACGCCGCCGAGGCCGCCGCCTTCATCCACGGGTGGTGA